The proteins below come from a single Chryseobacterium sp. MA9 genomic window:
- a CDS encoding BtrH N-terminal domain-containing protein, with the protein MKLNFEHHQTAHCENGVASNLLLNKGLKLSEPMIFGIGSGLFFVYLPFLKVNFAPGFSYRPMPGAIFSKAAKRLGIKIKREKFSNPKDAQKALERNLEQNIPTGLQVGVFNLTYFPEEYKFHFNAHNLVVYGKEDGKFLISDPVMDYTTSLSEAELEKVRYAKGALPPKGHMYYPIYVPENVNLEEAIKKGIKDTCKNMLAPVPLIGVKAMRWVAKSIPKWAEKKGTKVTNHYLGQLIRMQEEIGTGGGGFRFIYGAFLQEAAVILKNDELKELSKEITSIGDLWRDFAVDIARVYKNRNSKSNIYNELSKTMLHIADLEEAFYKKLRKAI; encoded by the coding sequence ATGAAATTAAACTTTGAACACCATCAGACTGCGCATTGCGAAAACGGTGTTGCTTCTAATCTACTGCTTAATAAGGGACTGAAACTAAGCGAGCCTATGATCTTCGGGATCGGTTCCGGGCTGTTTTTTGTCTATCTTCCCTTTTTAAAGGTGAATTTTGCTCCGGGCTTCAGCTATCGTCCGATGCCGGGTGCTATTTTCAGTAAAGCAGCCAAAAGATTAGGAATTAAAATCAAAAGAGAAAAATTCTCAAACCCTAAAGACGCCCAAAAAGCTCTTGAAAGAAATCTGGAACAAAATATCCCTACTGGACTTCAGGTGGGAGTTTTCAACCTTACCTATTTCCCTGAAGAATATAAATTCCACTTCAATGCCCACAACCTTGTGGTCTATGGAAAAGAAGACGGAAAATTCCTTATCAGTGACCCGGTAATGGATTATACAACCTCCCTTTCTGAAGCGGAACTGGAAAAAGTAAGATATGCAAAAGGAGCACTTCCTCCAAAAGGACATATGTATTACCCTATTTATGTTCCTGAAAATGTGAACCTAGAAGAAGCCATCAAAAAAGGAATTAAAGATACCTGCAAAAATATGCTGGCGCCTGTACCGCTTATCGGAGTTAAGGCCATGAGATGGGTAGCCAAAAGCATCCCAAAATGGGCCGAAAAGAAGGGAACAAAAGTAACTAACCATTATTTGGGACAGCTGATTAGAATGCAGGAAGAAATCGGGACCGGAGGCGGAGGGTTCAGATTTATTTATGGTGCATTTCTTCAGGAAGCGGCTGTCATTCTTAAAAATGATGAGCTTAAGGAATTATCAAAAGAAATTACTTCTATTGGTGACCTTTGGAGAGATTTTGCTGTAGATATTGCCCGTGTTTATAAAAACAGAAACTCAAAAAGCAATATCTATAACGAACTTTCAAAAACAATGCTGCACATTGCAGATTTGGAAGAAGCTTTCTATAAAAAACTGAGAAAAGCGATCTGA
- a CDS encoding ABC transporter ATP-binding protein — MAENMIEIKNLYKKYKNSDEFSVNDISLNISKNEIYGILGPNGAGKTTLISMLSGLIKPTSGQFMINGLSPHSDGFKIRQIIGIVPQEYALYPTLTAKENLMFFGSLYGLKHNHLKKVIDESLEIMGLSKFANKQVGQFSGGMKRRCNLIAGTLHNPKVLFLDEPTVGVDVQSKKAIIDYLLDLNKQGTCIIYTSHHLSEAEEFCTKIAIIDHGKIHAVGTPEELVNRVASAENLEDVFISLTGKELRDVVV; from the coding sequence ATGGCAGAAAATATGATTGAGATCAAAAACTTATATAAGAAATACAAAAATTCTGATGAGTTTTCTGTAAATGATATCTCTTTGAATATCAGCAAAAATGAAATTTATGGAATTCTCGGACCTAACGGAGCTGGAAAAACGACTTTGATTTCTATGCTTTCAGGACTGATAAAACCTACTTCAGGACAATTTATGATCAATGGTCTATCTCCACATTCAGATGGATTCAAAATAAGACAGATTATCGGAATTGTTCCACAGGAATATGCGTTATATCCAACACTTACCGCTAAGGAAAACCTTATGTTTTTTGGAAGTCTGTATGGCTTAAAGCACAACCATCTTAAAAAAGTGATTGATGAATCTCTGGAAATCATGGGGCTTTCAAAATTTGCCAACAAACAGGTAGGACAATTTTCAGGAGGAATGAAACGCCGCTGCAATCTCATCGCCGGAACTCTTCACAATCCTAAAGTTTTATTCCTGGATGAACCAACTGTAGGTGTTGATGTTCAATCTAAAAAAGCAATTATTGACTACCTTCTGGATTTAAATAAACAGGGAACCTGTATTATTTATACATCTCACCACCTGTCAGAAGCTGAAGAATTCTGCACAAAAATTGCCATTATTGACCATGGAAAAATTCATGCAGTAGGAACACCTGAAGAACTGGTGAACAGAGTAGCAAGCGCTGAAAACCTTGAAGATGTTTTCATTTCATTAACCGGAAAAGAACTAAGAGATGTTGTTGTATAA
- a CDS encoding ABC transporter permease: MLLYKLWRSFIKEILLLKRDIGGIVIIFVMPLLLIVTITLIQDSTFKNLEGSKIPIIFIDQDKSEVSKNIKAELENSKTFQLLTNFNEKSAQDAVFSGDYQMAIVIPENLTKDLNSNIDSKVQTIVSSFGLEGDSAKVKTEAPKTKEIHLYFDPATNAGFKNSVMNSVNKMVFEIENKKIYKAFQDQLGTTENLDENKNLISFKEITPKKGKMDVMPNSVQHNVPAWTLFAIFFIVVPLSINLVKEKSQGTSVRARISPTPYFVHILGKTFTYLIICIIQFLLMVAVGIYLFPYMDLPAFDVSGKMFQLVTVTLFAGLAAIGFGVLLGTIANTQEQSAPFGATSVVVLAAIGGIWVPVFLMPEFMQTVAKFSPMNWGLNAYYDIILRNSGIGGIAKELILLFLFYIATVAISIFYERKLQNI, from the coding sequence ATGTTGTTGTATAAACTGTGGAGAAGTTTTATTAAGGAAATTCTTCTGCTGAAAAGAGATATCGGAGGTATTGTCATCATCTTTGTGATGCCGCTGCTTCTGATTGTAACGATTACCCTTATTCAGGATTCTACCTTTAAAAATCTTGAAGGATCAAAGATTCCGATTATTTTTATTGATCAGGATAAATCTGAAGTTTCAAAAAACATAAAGGCAGAGCTTGAAAACAGCAAAACCTTCCAGCTGCTGACCAATTTCAATGAAAAATCCGCTCAGGATGCTGTTTTCTCTGGAGATTATCAGATGGCGATTGTCATTCCGGAAAATTTAACGAAAGATTTAAATTCCAATATTGATTCTAAAGTTCAGACCATTGTAAGTTCATTTGGACTGGAAGGGGATTCTGCAAAAGTAAAAACAGAAGCTCCTAAAACGAAAGAAATTCACTTATACTTTGATCCTGCCACCAATGCAGGGTTCAAAAACTCCGTGATGAACTCTGTCAATAAAATGGTTTTTGAGATTGAAAATAAAAAGATCTATAAAGCATTCCAGGATCAGCTGGGAACTACTGAGAATCTTGACGAAAATAAAAACCTAATCAGCTTTAAAGAAATCACGCCCAAGAAAGGAAAAATGGATGTAATGCCGAATTCTGTTCAGCACAACGTTCCTGCATGGACTCTTTTTGCCATCTTCTTTATTGTAGTTCCTTTATCTATTAATCTGGTAAAAGAAAAAAGCCAGGGAACGAGTGTAAGAGCAAGAATAAGCCCTACACCCTATTTTGTACATATTTTAGGAAAAACATTTACCTACCTTATCATCTGTATCATTCAGTTTTTACTGATGGTTGCCGTAGGAATTTATCTTTTCCCTTATATGGACCTTCCGGCTTTTGATGTATCCGGAAAAATGTTCCAGCTTGTGACAGTAACACTTTTTGCAGGTTTGGCAGCTATTGGATTTGGAGTTTTATTGGGAACTATTGCCAATACACAAGAGCAGTCTGCCCCATTTGGAGCAACTTCTGTTGTGGTTTTGGCAGCTATCGGCGGAATCTGGGTTCCTGTATTTTTAATGCCGGAGTTCATGCAGACCGTGGCAAAATTCTCTCCTATGAACTGGGGACTGAATGCCTATTATGATATTATTTTAAGAAATAGCGGAATTGGCGGAATTGCCAAAGAATTGATTTTACTTTTCCTTTTCTATATTGCCACCGTAGCCATTTCTATTTTTTACGAAAGAAAACTCCAAAATATTTAA
- a CDS encoding thioesterase family protein codes for MQSKENILTCTEEVRVRFNETDPLGIVWHGHYIVYFEDGREAFGREHGLTYLDIQNAGYVTPIVKSTCEHFLPLKYGETFRIVTTYVNSISAKLIYRYEIFNNEDQLVCSGETIQVFLDSNGSLCLYNPEFFQNWKDKMGLS; via the coding sequence ATGCAGTCTAAAGAAAATATATTAACCTGTACTGAAGAAGTAAGAGTACGATTCAATGAGACAGATCCGCTGGGAATTGTCTGGCATGGGCATTATATCGTATATTTTGAAGACGGAAGAGAAGCTTTTGGCCGTGAGCATGGCCTCACTTACCTTGACATTCAGAATGCAGGATATGTGACGCCGATTGTAAAAAGTACCTGCGAACATTTTCTTCCTTTAAAATATGGGGAAACTTTCAGGATTGTTACGACTTATGTAAATTCAATATCTGCCAAACTGATATATAGATATGAAATCTTCAACAACGAAGATCAATTGGTATGCAGTGGTGAAACAATTCAGGTATTTCTGGACAGTAACGGAAGCTTATGCCTGTACAATCCAGAATTTTTTCAAAACTGGAAAGATAAAATGGGATTATCATGA
- a CDS encoding beta-ketoacyl synthase N-terminal-like domain-containing protein has protein sequence MKKEIYITDYNCVTPLAFNVDSNWNALLEGKSGVALHKIIDNQEAFYASMIDSQKLDEEFNRFFTQNTINFTRLEKMLLLSLQPLTEKHALSEDTALILSTTKGNISLLKNQSELPEGVYLSKLAQKIADFFGFKTKPIVVSNACVSGVMAISVAKNMIQAGRYKDAFIIAGDELSEFVISGFNSFQAIGSGPCKPYDKNRDGINIGEAASAVYMTSCHSDEERISENEKFRFKVLGDSAVNDANHISGPSRTGDGLYASIRNAMAEAKVFPEQIDFISAHGTATLYNDEMEAIAFNRMGLQNIPLNSMKGYYGHCLGASGLLESIISMESALHSTLLPSKNFEEIGVTQPLNIIKENQTANIKYILKTASGFGGCNAAVVLEKC, from the coding sequence ATGAAGAAGGAAATTTATATCACAGACTACAATTGTGTAACTCCGTTGGCCTTTAATGTTGACTCCAACTGGAACGCCCTTTTAGAAGGAAAATCAGGAGTTGCTTTACATAAAATTATAGACAATCAGGAAGCTTTTTATGCTTCCATGATTGATTCTCAAAAACTGGATGAAGAATTCAACAGATTCTTTACTCAGAATACTATTAATTTTACAAGACTGGAGAAGATGCTTCTTTTAAGCTTACAGCCTCTTACTGAAAAACATGCCCTATCAGAAGACACAGCTCTTATCCTTTCAACAACAAAAGGAAACATAAGTCTTTTAAAAAACCAATCTGAATTACCAGAAGGCGTTTATCTATCAAAATTAGCACAGAAAATAGCAGACTTCTTTGGATTCAAAACAAAGCCTATCGTTGTTTCCAATGCCTGTGTTTCGGGAGTAATGGCCATTTCTGTTGCCAAAAATATGATTCAGGCAGGAAGATATAAAGACGCCTTTATCATTGCAGGTGATGAACTTTCTGAATTTGTTATTTCAGGATTCAATTCATTTCAGGCAATAGGATCAGGACCATGTAAGCCTTATGATAAAAACAGGGACGGAATCAACATTGGTGAAGCCGCATCTGCTGTCTATATGACTAGCTGTCATTCTGACGAAGAAAGAATCTCAGAAAACGAAAAATTCAGATTTAAAGTTCTGGGAGATTCTGCCGTAAATGATGCCAACCACATTTCCGGACCTTCAAGAACAGGAGACGGTTTATATGCCAGTATCAGAAATGCAATGGCAGAAGCGAAGGTTTTTCCGGAACAAATCGATTTTATTTCTGCCCATGGAACGGCCACTTTATATAACGACGAAATGGAAGCTATTGCCTTCAACAGAATGGGTCTTCAGAATATTCCGCTCAACAGTATGAAAGGATATTATGGCCATTGCCTTGGTGCATCCGGACTTCTTGAAAGTATTATTTCTATGGAAAGTGCTCTTCACAGCACTCTGCTTCCTTCAAAGAATTTTGAAGAAATAGGAGTAACCCAGCCTTTGAATATCATCAAAGAAAATCAAACTGCTAATATTAAATATATTCTAAAAACCGCTTCAGGTTTCGGCGGATGTAATGCAGCTGTTGTGCTGGAAAAATGTTAA
- a CDS encoding 3-oxoacyl-ACP synthase: MKKTSTCTIEHSKITVNGNFIFESQSEIFQEFAKEAYKSLDASYPKFHKMDNLSKLAFLSAETILKDEDHSRTAIVFANKSSSLDTDFKYQESINDQDNFYPSPAVFVYTLPNICVGEISIKHKMQTENAFFVLDEFDENFLNNYSEQILLSGKADKVLCGWVELYQENYKAFVYLLTL, translated from the coding sequence ATGAAGAAAACAAGCACCTGTACCATAGAACATTCAAAAATAACCGTTAACGGAAATTTTATTTTTGAAAGTCAAAGCGAAATCTTTCAGGAATTTGCCAAAGAAGCTTATAAAAGCTTAGATGCCAGCTATCCTAAATTTCATAAAATGGATAATCTGAGCAAACTGGCTTTTCTTTCCGCTGAAACCATTTTGAAAGACGAAGATCACAGCAGAACAGCTATCGTTTTCGCCAACAAATCATCCAGCCTGGATACGGATTTCAAATATCAGGAAAGCATTAACGATCAGGATAATTTTTATCCGAGTCCGGCAGTTTTTGTCTATACTTTACCCAACATCTGTGTAGGAGAAATCAGCATTAAGCACAAAATGCAGACAGAAAATGCTTTTTTTGTTTTGGATGAATTTGACGAAAATTTTTTAAACAACTATTCTGAACAAATCCTTCTGTCCGGAAAAGCCGACAAAGTACTATGCGGCTGGGTAGAATTGTATCAGGAAAATTACAAAGCTTTTGTATATTTGCTCACATTATAA
- a CDS encoding phosphopantetheine-binding protein: protein MENLKTELKHKIIEVLNLEDVSVEEIKDTDPLFGGGLGLDSIDALELIVLLDKDYGIKLADPKKGKEIFQSIDTMAKFIEDNRTK from the coding sequence ATGGAAAACTTAAAAACAGAATTGAAACACAAAATTATTGAAGTTCTTAATCTTGAAGATGTATCTGTAGAAGAAATCAAAGATACTGATCCATTGTTCGGAGGAGGATTAGGATTAGATTCTATCGATGCTTTGGAGCTGATTGTTCTTCTTGATAAAGACTACGGAATAAAATTAGCTGATCCTAAAAAAGGAAAGGAAATTTTCCAATCTATTGACACGATGGCAAAATTCATCGAAGACAACAGAACAAAATAA
- a CDS encoding beta-ketoacyl synthase has translation MSQKIAITGMGIISSIGNNVEENFISLQSGKHGISDIEMFETRHAGIIKTGEIKLSNEELVQKLQLDEDNNVTRTSLLGMMAAKEAVKSAGISDINSCRTGLISSTSVGGMDITEKYFYSYEDFPEKQKYIDAHDAGNSSLVIADYLGLKGMVSTISTACSSAANAIMMGAKLIKNGVLDRVIVGGTDSLSKFTLNGFNTLMILTDSYNTPFDNNRKGLNLGEAAAFLVLESEEMIKKENKKVLAYLSGYGNANDAHHQTASSENGQGAFLAMRQALKVSGLEKENIDYINVHGTATPNNDLSEGIAMIRIFGENQVPEFSSTKAFTGHTLAAAAGIEAVFSILAMQNSVIFPNLNFKTKMEEFDLTPVTELKEKSINHVLSNSFGFGGNCSTLIFSKS, from the coding sequence ATGAGTCAAAAAATTGCCATAACAGGAATGGGCATCATTTCCTCCATCGGAAACAATGTGGAGGAAAATTTTATTTCATTGCAATCCGGAAAACATGGAATTTCAGATATTGAAATGTTTGAAACCCGCCATGCCGGAATCATTAAAACGGGTGAGATAAAATTATCCAATGAAGAACTTGTACAGAAACTTCAGTTAGATGAAGACAACAATGTGACAAGAACTTCTTTATTGGGAATGATGGCAGCAAAAGAAGCTGTAAAAAGTGCAGGAATTTCAGATATCAACAGCTGCAGAACCGGGCTGATCTCTTCTACCAGTGTAGGAGGAATGGATATTACTGAAAAATATTTCTACTCTTATGAAGACTTTCCTGAGAAGCAAAAATATATTGATGCCCATGATGCCGGAAATTCCTCATTGGTTATTGCCGATTATCTGGGATTAAAAGGTATGGTTTCTACCATCAGTACAGCCTGTTCATCGGCAGCCAATGCTATTATGATGGGTGCTAAGCTGATTAAAAACGGAGTTCTGGACCGTGTCATTGTCGGGGGAACAGATTCTCTTTCAAAATTTACTTTGAATGGTTTCAATACCCTCATGATTCTTACGGATTCTTACAACACTCCTTTTGACAACAACAGAAAAGGTCTGAATCTTGGGGAAGCAGCAGCCTTCTTAGTCCTTGAATCTGAAGAAATGATCAAAAAAGAAAACAAAAAAGTTCTGGCCTATCTTTCCGGATACGGAAATGCCAATGATGCGCACCATCAGACCGCTTCTTCAGAAAACGGACAGGGTGCATTTTTAGCGATGCGACAGGCCCTGAAAGTTTCCGGATTGGAAAAAGAAAATATAGATTATATCAACGTTCACGGAACGGCTACTCCCAACAATGATTTATCCGAAGGAATTGCCATGATAAGAATATTCGGAGAAAACCAGGTTCCTGAGTTCAGCTCTACAAAAGCCTTTACAGGACACACTTTGGCAGCAGCAGCAGGAATTGAAGCTGTATTTTCAATTTTAGCCATGCAAAACAGTGTTATCTTCCCGAACCTGAATTTTAAAACAAAAATGGAAGAGTTTGATCTTACTCCTGTTACTGAACTGAAAGAGAAAAGCATCAATCATGTGCTTTCCAACTCGTTCGGATTTGGAGGAAACTGTTCGACCTTAATTTTCTCTAAATCATGA
- a CDS encoding beta-ketoacyl synthase N-terminal-like domain-containing protein, protein MSAVYINSASCISVQDTLNENILQNLTPENSSNIIKAIEPNYKEFIPPAMIRRMSKTVKMSSVASHYALKEAGIEQPDAIIVGTGMGCSQDSEKFLKNVIDNHEEFLTPTFFIQSTHNTVAGQIALGLQCHAYNFTYVNTSSSLEFSLLDAQLQINDGEAENVLVGSTDEQTHRTMELYCLNNTIKKETELPADYLRSTTNGVIWGEGASFFVVGKNKTENSYAKLKNISISNKVELSKVQDFIQNFLTQNNLSAHDIDAVILGFSGDADSDVYYTKAMDLFPDSSLLYYKHLSGEFNTASGFSTFMACHILKKQQIPEIMMINANKKESVKNVLLYNHLTGNDHSLVLLEKA, encoded by the coding sequence ATGAGTGCAGTATACATCAACAGTGCATCCTGTATCTCCGTTCAGGACACTTTAAACGAAAATATCCTTCAGAACCTAACCCCTGAGAATTCTTCCAACATCATCAAAGCAATAGAACCTAATTACAAGGAATTCATTCCTCCTGCCATGATCAGAAGAATGTCCAAAACGGTAAAAATGAGTTCTGTAGCCTCACATTATGCTTTAAAAGAAGCTGGTATTGAACAACCGGATGCTATCATCGTAGGAACCGGAATGGGCTGTTCTCAGGATTCTGAAAAGTTCCTGAAAAATGTGATTGATAATCATGAAGAGTTCCTTACCCCCACCTTTTTTATCCAGTCTACCCACAACACGGTAGCAGGACAGATTGCTCTTGGATTACAATGCCATGCTTATAATTTCACTTACGTAAATACTTCTTCTTCACTGGAGTTTTCATTATTGGACGCTCAGCTTCAGATCAATGACGGAGAAGCAGAAAATGTTCTTGTAGGTTCTACAGATGAACAGACCCACAGAACAATGGAACTTTACTGTTTAAATAATACAATCAAAAAAGAAACTGAGCTTCCTGCTGATTATTTGAGATCTACTACCAATGGTGTAATCTGGGGTGAAGGCGCCAGCTTCTTTGTTGTAGGAAAAAATAAGACCGAAAATTCTTACGCAAAGCTTAAAAACATTAGTATCAGTAATAAAGTAGAGCTGAGTAAAGTTCAGGATTTTATCCAGAATTTTTTAACTCAAAACAATCTTTCAGCTCATGATATTGATGCTGTTATTTTAGGATTCAGTGGAGATGCAGATTCTGATGTTTATTATACCAAAGCTATGGATCTGTTTCCGGACTCATCTTTGCTTTATTACAAACATTTGAGCGGAGAGTTCAATACTGCCAGCGGTTTTTCAACATTTATGGCCTGTCATATCCTTAAGAAACAGCAGATCCCGGAAATCATGATGATCAATGCAAACAAAAAGGAAAGTGTGAAAAATGTACTTCTTTACAATCATCTCACGGGTAATGATCACAGCTTGGTATTATTGGAAAAAGCTTAA
- a CDS encoding polysaccharide deacetylase family protein: MKHYPFILFYLFCNVFIYAFQGGFWVYLFCFFAFSAVVVWGSFDIELGYFVNSITHKRTRAQEVALTFDDGPTEFTPKFLDLLKEHQVKATFFCIGKQIEKYPETFQRIIAEGHTIGNHTLSHSNSTGFLSTLKMIEEIEKCDKVIKNIGNIETNLYRPPFGVTNPNIAKAIKRMHKASIGWNVRSLDTIIDDEKKIYSRVTKGLKKGSIILLHDTSEKTYRVLADLLVFLEDKKYSTFTVDTVINSNRND; this comes from the coding sequence ATGAAACACTATCCATTCATCCTGTTCTATCTTTTCTGTAACGTTTTTATTTATGCGTTCCAAGGAGGCTTTTGGGTGTATCTGTTCTGTTTTTTTGCTTTTTCTGCAGTGGTAGTTTGGGGCTCATTTGATATCGAACTGGGATATTTTGTCAACAGTATTACTCATAAGCGGACCAGAGCCCAAGAAGTTGCCCTTACGTTTGATGACGGCCCTACTGAGTTTACCCCAAAGTTCTTAGACTTACTTAAAGAACATCAGGTAAAAGCAACCTTTTTCTGTATCGGGAAACAGATTGAAAAATATCCTGAAACATTTCAGAGAATCATTGCAGAAGGCCATACTATTGGAAATCACACGTTATCACATTCTAATTCTACAGGATTTTTATCTACTTTAAAAATGATTGAGGAAATTGAAAAATGTGATAAAGTCATTAAGAATATTGGAAATATTGAAACCAATCTCTACAGGCCCCCTTTTGGAGTGACTAACCCCAATATTGCGAAAGCAATCAAAAGAATGCATAAAGCAAGCATAGGATGGAATGTCCGGTCTTTAGATACCATCATTGATGATGAAAAGAAAATTTACAGCAGAGTGACCAAAGGCTTGAAAAAAGGAAGTATTATTCTACTTCACGACACTTCAGAAAAGACCTATCGTGTGCTGGCAGATTTATTAGTATTTTTGGAGGATAAAAAATATTCAACCTTTACTGTTGATACAGTGATAAATTCAAATAGAAATGATTAA
- a CDS encoding outer membrane lipoprotein carrier protein LolA: MIKNIVLGAFLLVSGFFFAQNTAMSGAEAKAFVSKVSSDTKEIKTLQSDFTQTKKMDFLDKSIVTYGKMSLQTPNMLSWKYTKPYQYSIVFKSNKIFINDQGKKSSVDAKSKTFEKINKLIVGSSNGTMFNDPEFTVTYFKNGNYNVAKFTPKTSQLLKYIKQIELFFPKNQSTVSQVNMTEASGDTTNIVFKNTKINASIPASEFTL, translated from the coding sequence ATGATTAAAAATATTGTTTTAGGAGCATTCTTACTGGTTTCCGGTTTCTTTTTTGCACAAAACACGGCAATGTCAGGAGCTGAAGCCAAAGCATTTGTATCGAAGGTTTCTTCTGATACGAAAGAGATTAAAACCTTGCAGAGTGATTTTACCCAGACCAAAAAAATGGACTTCCTGGATAAAAGCATTGTTACCTATGGGAAGATGTCATTGCAGACTCCTAATATGCTGAGCTGGAAATACACAAAACCTTATCAATACAGTATTGTTTTTAAAAGCAACAAGATCTTCATTAATGATCAGGGAAAAAAATCGTCTGTAGATGCCAAGAGCAAAACATTTGAAAAAATCAACAAACTGATTGTAGGAAGTTCAAACGGAACAATGTTCAACGATCCTGAGTTCACTGTAACGTATTTTAAGAACGGAAATTACAATGTTGCGAAGTTTACTCCCAAGACATCGCAGCTGCTGAAATATATCAAACAGATTGAACTGTTTTTCCCAAAGAACCAGTCAACAGTTTCTCAGGTGAATATGACCGAGGCTTCCGGAGATACTACGAATATTGTTTTCAAAAATACAAAGATCAATGCTTCAATTCCTGCGTCAGAGTTTACTTTATAG
- a CDS encoding 3-hydroxyacyl-ACP dehydratase: MQTILTDFYTLTSYEKAEDGKFTAHIHLNKDHDIFKGHFPGNPVTPGVCMMQIIKELTEEFTGSKLFLKTASNVKFMAIINPFETPDLQLQLDINESEDDVKVKNTTSFGETIALKLSVSYKKLSS; the protein is encoded by the coding sequence ATGCAAACCATTCTTACAGATTTTTATACTTTAACATCGTATGAGAAGGCAGAAGACGGAAAGTTTACTGCTCACATTCATCTTAATAAAGACCACGATATTTTCAAAGGACACTTCCCTGGAAACCCGGTAACTCCCGGTGTTTGTATGATGCAGATTATTAAAGAACTGACCGAGGAATTTACAGGTTCAAAATTATTCTTAAAAACAGCATCCAATGTAAAATTCATGGCAATCATCAATCCTTTTGAGACCCCTGATTTACAACTTCAACTGGACATTAACGAAAGTGAAGATGATGTGAAAGTAAAAAATACAACTTCTTTTGGCGAGACTATTGCATTAAAACTGTCTGTAAGCTATAAAAAATTATCGTCATGA